Proteins from a single region of Numenius arquata chromosome Z, bNumArq3.hap1.1, whole genome shotgun sequence:
- the CZH9orf85 gene encoding uncharacterized protein C9orf85 homolog — protein sequence MSSEKGNVSRTRPQRYQNVRAFRNDKYDTSARRKKINAKLHDGVCQHCKGILEWRVKFSKYKLLSKPKKCVKCLQKTVKDPYHIICRPCAGKLEICAKCGKEEEIVIPIDKGQDRTKSMTTKNGQESSGLEDELDFDTKFSSTDSDEDSDVLEERFKNMNFERTEI from the exons ATGAGCTCGGAGAAGGGGAACGTGTCGCGCACGCGGCCCCAGCGGTACCAGAACGTGCGCGCCTTCAGGAACGACAAGTACGACACCAGCGCCCGGCGCAAG aaaataaatgctaAGCTTCATGATGGAGTGTGTCAGCATTGCAAAGGTATCTTGGAGTGGCGGGTAAAATTCAGCAAATACAAACTACTATCAAAACCTAAAAAATG cGTGAAGTGCCTACAGAAGACTGTGAAAGATCCTTACCATATTATTTGTCGACCATGTGCTGGTAAACTAGAAATTTGTGCTAAAtgtggaaaagaagaggaaatagtaATTCC GATTGATAAAGGACAAGACAGAACTAAGAGCATGACTACTAAAAATGGCCAAGAGAGCAGTGGATTGGAGGATGAGCTGGATTTTGATACAAAATTCAGTAGTACAGACAGTGATGAAGATTCTGATGTGCTTGAAGAAcgatttaaaaatatgaattttgaaAGGACAGAGATCTAA